In the Paenibacillus sp. FSL H7-0357 genome, one interval contains:
- a CDS encoding MarR family winged helix-turn-helix transcriptional regulator, translating to MKDTLANELITSWLSLTHIQMNVANELETKLQENYQLSLKEFYLLLFLSEAPEKKLKLQQLESMVGLSQSAVSRLVSRFEAKGCNALQRKTCDDDRRSIYTSLTAIGQDKLDRARVTVNEVLAQSFPDTRVQELLEQLLRLKQQ from the coding sequence ATGAAGGATACTCTTGCCAATGAACTGATAACCAGCTGGTTGTCATTGACCCATATACAAATGAATGTAGCAAATGAGTTAGAAACCAAACTTCAGGAGAACTACCAATTGTCTCTAAAAGAATTCTATCTGCTGCTGTTTCTCTCCGAAGCCCCGGAGAAGAAGCTGAAGCTGCAGCAACTGGAGTCGATGGTCGGGTTAAGCCAGAGCGCCGTCTCCAGACTGGTCAGCCGTTTTGAAGCCAAAGGCTGCAACGCGCTCCAAAGAAAGACCTGTGATGATGACCGCAGAAGCATCTATACCTCGCTTACTGCTATAGGGCAAGACAAGCTGGACCGGGCCCGGGTGACCGTTAACGAGGTTCTGGCCCAGTCGTTCCCTGACACCAGGGTGCAGGAGCTGCTGGAGCAGTTGCTGCGTCTGAAACAGCAATGA
- a CDS encoding PQ-loop domain-containing transporter: MLFSLMQLIGGVILSLGWLPQIIQILKTKSVADLNLKSYLLMLLGIGLMEAYAVNLVLTGVGLAFFITYTMSLIVVSAVVILILRFQPRLRK, from the coding sequence ATGCTCTTTTCGCTTATGCAGCTGATCGGCGGTGTCATTCTTTCCCTCGGCTGGCTACCGCAAATCATCCAAATTCTCAAGACAAAATCGGTTGCGGACTTAAACCTGAAGTCCTACTTATTGATGCTGCTGGGGATTGGTTTAATGGAGGCTTATGCTGTCAACTTGGTGTTGACGGGCGTGGGACTTGCTTTTTTCATCACATACACCATGTCTTTAATAGTAGTATCGGCTGTCGTTATTCTGATCCTGCGGTTTCAGCCCCGGCTCAGAAAATAA
- a CDS encoding sensor histidine kinase, translating into MKLFLREQTPLIVIYLAQLMIITLVYRLDGGSGVNVSLYAGLLSTFLLLAYLAYRYFSNRSFYERLESLPSSLDESGGPAQGSPLAESLRKLLAQQFRLYQNDLHSYRHKLEEHIHFINQWVHAMKTPLSVIHLIIQDKDGPPFTAIGDELDRLKKGLDTVLYTARLDTFEHDFYVEQLELADIVRGVTSEQKRLFIRKRVFPAIAMDSGITITSDEKWLTFVLTQLITNALRYTVEEGRVVHFRGYLQEKGRAVLEVRDEGVGIPPGDLPRVFDAYFTGVNGRSFQESTGMGLYLVKQICSKLGHEVEISSEVGKGTAVRIIF; encoded by the coding sequence GTGAAGCTATTTTTGCGGGAACAGACGCCGTTAATCGTGATCTACCTTGCCCAGCTTATGATCATTACCCTGGTGTACCGGCTGGACGGAGGAAGCGGTGTGAATGTCAGTCTGTACGCCGGGCTGCTCAGCACCTTTTTGCTGCTGGCCTATCTGGCATACCGTTATTTCTCCAACCGGTCATTCTATGAGCGGCTGGAGAGCCTGCCTTCATCGCTGGATGAATCGGGAGGGCCCGCACAGGGCTCTCCGCTCGCGGAAAGCCTGCGCAAGCTGCTGGCACAGCAGTTCCGGCTCTACCAGAATGATTTGCACAGCTACCGCCACAAGCTGGAGGAGCATATTCATTTCATCAACCAGTGGGTGCACGCTATGAAGACTCCGCTCTCGGTGATACACTTGATTATTCAGGATAAAGACGGTCCCCCGTTTACGGCCATTGGCGATGAGCTGGACCGGCTGAAAAAAGGGCTGGATACGGTGCTCTATACCGCAAGACTGGATACGTTCGAGCATGATTTCTATGTAGAGCAGCTGGAGCTGGCGGACATCGTGCGCGGTGTGACCTCAGAACAAAAACGGCTGTTCATCCGCAAACGGGTGTTTCCGGCGATAGCGATGGACAGCGGCATAACCATCACCTCTGACGAGAAATGGCTGACGTTTGTGCTGACACAGCTGATAACCAATGCCTTGCGCTATACGGTAGAGGAGGGGCGTGTAGTTCATTTTCGCGGATATCTTCAGGAGAAGGGCAGGGCGGTGCTGGAAGTCCGCGACGAAGGAGTCGGCATCCCGCCGGGGGATTTACCGCGCGTCTTCGATGCTTATTTTACCGGTGTGAACGGCCGCAGCTTTCAGGAATCCACGGGGATGGGCCTCTATTTGGTGAAGCAGATCTGCAGCAAGCTGGGGCATGAGGTGGAAATTTCCTCTGAGGTGGGCAAGGGTACGGCAGTGCGGATTATTTTCTGA